The Chitinophaga caeni genome segment GAAGAAGATCTTTTCCAAGGACGTGTAATGCCATTTATCTTCCAGCTCGGCTAGCTTGATCTCTTGTTCCTTACCGAGCAAGGTCTTCGTAAATTCAGCTGAATGGCGCAATAAATCCGAAGCGGTGATAAATACAGGTTTATCTTCCACGATAACGCAGGCATTTGGCGAAATAGAGATTTCGCAATCCGTAAATGCATACAACGCATCGATCGTGATGTCAGGAGAAATACCCGGGGCAAGCTGCACTTCAATCTCCACATCCTTAGCGGTGTTGTCTATAACTTTCTTAATCTTGATCTTGCTATTGTCATTTGCCTTTACGATCGAATCGATTAATTGCGAAGTGGTGATACCGTATGGTACATCCTTGATCAACAACGTCTTCTTATCTTTTTCCTCGATATGCGCCCTAACGCGTACTTTACCACCCCTCTTACCATCGTTGTAGTTTGCCACATCGATCATACCGCCGGTTAGGAAATCGGGGTACAATTCAAACTTGCGGCCTTTCAAATACTTGATAGACGCTTCCAGTAATTCCACGAAGTTATGCGGTAAAATCTTGGTAGATAAACCTACGGCGATGCCTTCCGCACCTTGCGCGAGCAATAAGGGAAATTTCATCGGCAATGTTAGCGGTTCGTTTTTACGGCCGTCATAACTCAATTGCCAGGAAGTGGTTTTATTATTGAAAGCTACTTCTAATGCGAATTTGGATAATCGCGCTTCTATGTAACGCGGGGCGGCCGCATCATCCCCGGTACGGATATCCCCCCAGTTACCCTGCGTTTCGATCACCAGGTCCTTTTGCCCGAGGTTCACCATCGCATCCCCGATGGAAGCATCCCCATGCGGGTGGTATTGCATAGTTTGACCGATAACATTGGCGACCTTGTTGAACCTACCGTCATCCATTTCTTTCATCGCGTGCAATATCCTTCGCTGCACGGGTTTGAGGCCATCCTCCACGGCAGGTACCGCCCTTTCCAAGATTACGTAAGAAGCATAATCCAGGAACCAATTTTCGTACATCCCGCCAACATGTAATACTCCATGCAATGCATCTTCACCGGGTAGTTGTTCATTGTTGCTCATAATGCTTTAAATTTATTCCTGCCGTATCGATAAAAAGCCGATCGCGGCTGTCATCATTCCGATTAATTATCATTTTCCTTGCACGAAATCCTCCCTCCATACCCGGATGGAATCTTCGCGAACATCTGCAATACTGTTTAATTCGATGAAAGTGCAATCGCTAATGGCTTCCAATTCATGCCACAGCATGGAAGGTATCTCGATTCTCGCGGGAGCTTTTACCCGGATGCTTTCAATTTTACGCTGTTCTAAATGGCTCCAATGCATCCAGCATTCCCCTTCTAACAGGAACATGATCTCGGGATTCTTGTTGGCATTTTTACCTTCATGGTAATGTTGACCGCTGGTTGTACCGGCTTTCCGGTAACACAAGATAAAATTCCCTTTACGGCTGCAATCCCAATTATAATTGGAGCCCCTTTCATCTTGCCCCTGCAATTCCAATGTTTCTACTTGGATCATAATTTATTGAGCTTCAACGGTTGTATTGTTATTCCCTGCTTTTTTCACATCGTAATCCCTCATCGACTTCAGTTCTCCTTTATGTTCCAACTGTCCTTCTTTCACTAATTCTTTCATCCTCCAATTCAGGAAAATATCAGTAATTGGAAATTTAAGTTTACCAACGAGTTGGTTGATTACTTTAGATGCCTTTACGAAATCGTTTTGTACCAATTGCATGATCTCTTTATCGAAGAAGGTAGCGGGTTCACCCTTCAGCTTTTTCCCCCCTTCAAGCATCCTGATGCCGGCATTTTCATTCATCAGGCGGTGCCATTCGTCATTATCTAATTCAAATTCGGCTAATGAAACGGGCCTAGCCAATTTCTTCGCTTTTAAGAATTCCTTGGGCAATACTTGGTGTAAATGCGTAGGGTAAAAAACGCCTCCTTTTTCGTTAAGAAAAGGCAGGTTATTGAGGAAGATGATATGTATCCTACCCGCGAAAGCTTCCAGTTGACCAATCAGCCAAAAATAGCCGCTCACATCGGTAGCGTTCTGACCTAACCAAATCCATACTTGCAATTCCGGCTGCTCCTTCAAAGTATTTTTCAGATCTTTTACAGGGTCCGGTTTTACAATTTGGCCGTCATGGTTTTCCTCTTGCTGCATGATCCCTTGGACTTGCAGCCACCATTGTTCCCGGTTTTCCTTACCCTCCGGGGTATCCAGGATAAACAGCGGTCCCACGGAGAAATCTTCCTCGAAATACCTAATTTCCCCTGTAAGTTGTTCGTCCAGTTCAAACGCAGCTTGTAAATTAGCTACGGAAGATTGACCGAATACGATATGTAAAAGCGGTTCCATTACAAAACACGATTCCTACGATGATAAAATTATTCAGCTACGAGATCTTTTTCGTACCTGAGATTATTGATAATAAACTCTTGCCTATTCTGGGTGTTTTTGCCCATGTAATATTCCAACAGTTTATTGATTTGCGTTTCTTTGCTTAAGATGATCGGTTGTAAGCGGATATCTTCCTTGATAAACTTACCGAACTCATCGGGCGAGATTTCACCCAAGCCTTTAAAGCGGGTGATCTCCGGTTTATTTCCCAATTTTTTGACCGCTTTAGCCTTCTCTTCTTCGGAATAGCAATAAATTGTTTCCTGCTTGTTCCTCACCCTGAATAAAGGGGTTTCCAATATATAAATATGCTGGTTCCTTACCAGGTCCGGAAAAAATTGGAGGAAAAAGGATAATAATAATAGGCGGATATGCATTCCATCCACATCGGCATCGGTAGCAATCACGATATTGTTATAGCGCAAGTCATCGAGGCCGTCTTCAATATTCAAGGCATGTTGCAAAAGGTTAAACTCCTCGTTTTCGTATACCACTTTCTTGGTAAGGCCGAAACAGTTTAAGGGCTTACCTCGTAAGCTAAAAACAGCCTGTGTCTCCACATCGCGGGACTTGGTGATGGAGCCGCTCGCGGAATCACCTTCCGTGATGAAGATCGTTGTACTCAAACGCTTAGAATTATATTCTTCCTTATCCTTTCCACCTGCTTCTTCATTGAGGTGAACGCGGCAATCTCTCAACTTTTTATTATGCAAATTCGCTTTCTTGGCGCGTTCATTCGCTAATTTCTTAATCCCTGCCAGCTCCTTCCGTTCGCGTTCGCTCTGCTCGATGCGTTTCTTCATCGCTTCTGCCGTGGTAGGGTTTTTATGCAGGAAATCATCTAAAGCTTTCGATAAAAATTCCAATACGAAGGCTTTCATCGATGGGCCCCCTTCGTATACTACTTGCGAACCCAGCTTGGTTTTTGTTTGGGATTCAAAAACGGGTTCTTGTACCCTTACGGAAACCGCGGCACATATCGATGCCCTTATGTCGGTAGCATCATAATCTTTCTTGAAAAATTCCCTTACCGTTTTCACGAAGGCTTCGCGGAAAGCTAATAGATGCGTACCGCCCTGGGTTGTATGTTGACCGTTTACGAAGGAGTAATATTCTTCCCCGTATTGGTTCTCATGGGTGATGGCCACCTCGATATCTTCCCCTTTCAGGTGAATGATCGGGTAACGGATATTTTCAGCGTCGGTGATCCGCTGGAGCAGGTCCAGCAAACCGTTCTTTGATACATATTTCTGCCCGTTAAAATTGATAATCAGGCCTGCATTGAGGTAGCAATAATTCCAAATTTGTTTCTCCAGGTACTCCGGGATGTATTTGAAGTTTTTGAACACGGTTTCGTCCGGTACGAAGGTTACGATCGTCCCGTTCGGTTCCTTGGTGGCAGTTTCTTTATGTTCTTTTAACAATATTCCCCTTTCAAATTCCGCTACTTTCATCCTACCTTCCCGCACGGATTGTACCTTGAAAGAAGTAGATAAGGCGTTGACAGCCTTGGTACCTACACCGTTAAGGCCGACAGATTTTTGGAAGGCTTTACTATCGTACTTGGCGCCCGTATTGATTTTACTCACAACATCTACCACTTTACCAAGGGGAATCCCCCTACCGAAATCGCGCACACTTACACTATGTTCGCTCACCTTGATGTCAATCTGCTTACCAAACCCCATGGTATGCTCGTCTATACAGTTATCAACCACCTCTTTAATCAGGATATAAATACCATCATCCGGGCTGGTACCATCCCCTAGCTTACCGATATACATACCGGGCCGCAGGCGGATGTGTTCGCGCCAATCCAGCGAGCGTATCGAGTCTTCCGTATAGGCGGCAAATAAGTCTTTCTTATCCGTGTTTGCCATAATGTAAAATTATTCCAGGTTTACAACTTACTAAAACTTTTAGCAAAATCCGATCGTTGGCAAAAATAAACGATTCGTGGAAAATCGCAAGCATTAGTTTTGCACCAGTTGTATATTATAGATTTTCAGCAATTTATACAACATTACTTTATAATTGTTGTTCATTAAATAAATATAATACCTAAAAATGCCCATACATATAATATAAATTAAAAATTATATTTTTTATTTATATTAATTTTATTATTATATTTATATACCGAATAAGAGACACTAAGTAATAGGATACACCGAAAAATTGAAGCGCATTTAGCACGGCTTTCCCCAGATCACTTTCCCGGAAAATTGATTATTAAACCATATACTTATGAAAGAAAACCTGTTGTTTAAACTGGCATGTTTATGCATCGCGGCTACCGTACTTCTCGTACACTTTTTACAAGGTAAATTTACCAGGGCAAAAAGATAAGCTGCGATAAACATTTTGACTCGTGAAGAATTTTTGCACTAAGTGGGCATCCGGTCAGGGTGCCCATCTTTATAAAGGGCCGACATAAATATAAAAATCGTTACCTTAAATGATCGATCATTGTTCCTATATAAACAATTTTTTCATGGAAAATACCCCCGTCAAAAAAACGAACGATCATCTTGCCAACGAGAGAACCTTCCTGGCTTGGATACGAACTGCTATAGGTATCATGGGATTCGGTTTCGTGGTCGTAAAGTTTTCCTTGTTTATCAAGCAGATCTCGTTGATCATGGAAAAGCAATACCGGCTGCCCCAAACAGGCTATTCCGCTAAGATCGGTGTTATCTTGGTGGCTTTCGGCGCCCTAACTGCCTTATTCGCGTTTGTAAATTACCTGAAGATCAAGAAGGATATTGAATCGACGCATTATACCGGGAAAAATCCCCTGGTAATTTTTATTACCTGCTGTATCCTATTTGTAAGCGCGCTATTATTGTGGTATTTGATGGGGAGTATATAATATCCCTCAAAATAAAAACGGGCTATACCAGGTATTGCCCGTTTTAAGCGTATAAAAGTGATTGAACATTAACGGTTAAAATACTTGTTAACAGCGTCTGTACGGCTCCTAACATGCAGCTTTTCATAAATATTATGTACGTGCCGACGAACGGTTTCGATACTAATAAATAAATTCCCCGCAATTTCTTTATATAAAAAACCTTTTGACAGTTGATCTAAGATTTCCTTTTCGCGCGAAGTTAAGGCTTCCAAGGCGGGGTTCGGTTTGGCTTGCTTCTGGAAATAAGCCACGACCCTCCGCGCAATTTGGGAGCTCATCGGGCTGCCTCCATCGTGTAAATCACGGATGGCATCCAATAATTCCCCCGGCGGCGTTTTCTTCAAAATATAACCGCTGGCGCCGGCCTCCAGCGCGTTGAAGATCTTATCATCGTCCTCGTATACGGTCAACATCATGAATTGCATATCGGGGAAATCACCTTTCAAGCGAGCAATACACTCAATCCCGTTCATTCCGGGCAGGTTAAAGTCCATCAATACAACACTCGGCATCAGTTGCGGAATTTTCTCAAGGGCCGCTTCCGCGTTGTTGAACGTCCCTATGCAGGCATATCCGTCCGAACCATTTATTAATAATTCCATGGCCGTACGGATATCATGATTGTCTTCCACAATTGCAACAGATATAATATCCATACTATCTTGGAGCTTTTTTCTCGAATATACCATCATTTCAATTTAAACTAATAACACGTATATGCCATGTTATCATATATATATATTAAATCAGCGGGATTTCAAGGTTTACCATGGTTCCGTTCTGGGAAGTGATTTCTGCTTGTCCTCCTACTATTTGCATTCTTTTCTGTATGTTCTTTAAACCGTTGCCGAATAACCTCACTTTTTCGGGATCGAATCCTTTACCGTTGTCCCGGATCGAGATATGCAACTTTTTAGCTACGATCACTTCTATGGTTACCTCGCTGGCTTGTGCATGTTTTACAACGTTGTGAAGGGTTTCCTTCACGGCAAGATAGATATTTCTCCTCGTTCCACCACTTAGTTTAATATTGGGAATGGTTTCCGGCATATTAAAATGATGTTCGATATGTGCATGTTCCAAGAAATCGGCAGCGAAACTTCTCATGTAAGCCAACAAGTTAGCCAAGGAATCATTGGAACTGTTCATCGCCCAAATAATTTCGCTCATTTTATCCACCAATTCTCCCGCTGCTTCCGAAATCCGTTCTATTTCCTTGGTTTGCGAGCTATCTTGAATTTTCCTTTTGGCAATTTCGCTTAATAACCTGATGGTACTCAGCCCAGAGCCGAGATCATCGTGCATATCGCTGGAAATCCGGGCCCTTTCCTGGTCAACGGCTTGTTCTTTTTCCAGTTTCAGCTTTTCCGTCCGTAATTTGTAATCAAGGTATAAGGCTGATAGATAGTAAGCAATACCGAGTATCAGCAAGAGTAACAAAAATCTAAACCATAAAGTTTGCCAAAAGGGTACTTTAATAATTATCTCCAGCTGGGTGAAGCCATTATCCCAGATTCCGTCGTTATTGCATGCTTTAACTTTAAAAATATAGTGACCCGGTTTGAGGTTGGTATACCGTGCTACCTTCGCATTGTTGCCCTGTAGCCATTCATCATCTAATCCTTCCAACTTGTACTGCACGCGGTTTTTCGCAGGATTCGTATATTCCAAGGGTACGAACTCGATCGCGATCGTGTTTTGGTTATACGGTAGCTCTACAGAATGCAAAAAAGATATTGAAGTGTCTGACTTATAAGGCCTATCCAGTACTTCTAAGCGCTTGATCAGCACCACGGGAACATTATTGTTGTTCTTGAAATTCCTCGGGTAGAATCCGTTTACCCCGTTTGCTCCTCCAAAAAACAGCTCGCCGTCAATGGATTTATAATAGGCTCCCTTATTAAACTCGTTACTTTGCAAACCGTCGAGATAATCATAGGTGATGATCTCGTCGCTTAAGGGATTTACCTGCGAGATGCCCTTGTTATGACTGATCCAAATCCTATCCCTGTCATCTAATAAAATTCCATACGTATAATCGTTGGGCATCGTTGGATAATCGAAACTATTGTAATGTTTCAATATTTTATATTCCGAACCTAATATGAGTAAACCGCGGGTTGTTGCTAACAACAATTGGTTATTAGCATTCTTATTGATAGAATTAATTTCAACGCCATGCGGCAACGGGATCATATGCCAATTGGCATCCTTCCCTTCCTTGACAAAAGCGCCGTAGCGTGTCCCTACGAATTGATGGCCTGCCATATCTTCAAAATAGCAGAGCAATGCATCGCCGGGAAATTTATGAACGATCGCTGCTTTGTAACGGTTCTTTTTATAGGTGAATTTTAATAAATATTCCCCGTAATTAAAATATACCTCCCCATTCGGGCGCTTGTATATAAACGGGTTGATATCTAGTTGCGGGGGTAACCCCAATGCTAATATTTCAGCCGTATAATCATGGAATTTCTCGGTTTCCAAGTCAAACAAACCCACATGTTGGCGGAAATGGAACCAAAGGTGATCATAATCTTCACGGCCAATCGCATGTAAATAATCATTCGGGAATACGCCGGGCTTGTATTCATTCGAGATCCTTTTGAGGAAACGGCCCGATTTATCATAAATATCTAAACCATCCTGTTCAAAACCTACATACAGGCGGCCATCATCATGTTTGTAAACAGCTTTGGCCATGTTGTGGCTGATATACGGGGAACGGTATAAACTGAATACTTTCTTATGCGGGCTATATTTTTTAACACCATCCCCGTCCGTACCAATCCAAATATTATTGTCAAAATCTCGGAAAATAGTCTGGACGACGTTGTATGAATGGACTTCAAAGGTGTTAAAACTTACTATATGTTTGATTACCTCGTTGTTTCCAATATTGTATATTAGGATACCTTCATTCCCCCCGATCCATGCATTCCCATTCCCATCCAGCTCTATTACTTGCGGAACGAACTTGGCATGACTATAATTTTCCTGTTCATAGACCAAGTCCGTGTATTTATTCCGTTTCTTATCAAATACGGTGATGTGATTCCGGCTACAAATTAGCAAAGTATCATTTCCCAAGGGTTTAATAACGGGGTTCCTGCCCACGGTTGGAATACAATACGTATTTAGATGGGCCGTGTTGAGATCCATCGCTATCAACTCCCCTTGCTCGTAATGCATCCAAATATGGTTGTCATCTTTTATGACCGTGGTGGGAAATTTATTTTCTTTTACCCTCGCTGGAGGATACGCAATGGTATGTTTTAGTTGGAAGGTGGTGTTATCAAAGACGTATAAGCCCATCATCGGGCGCCACACCCAAAGATTCCCCGCCATGGTATCTTCTCCCAGGATAATGAATTTATGGATAAAATCACGTTCGAGGCTGTTAATATTGCTCGTATCCTTATATACCCAACGGAAAACATT includes the following:
- a CDS encoding polysaccharide biosynthesis C-terminal domain-containing protein; this encodes MIQVETLELQGQDERGSNYNWDCSRKGNFILCYRKAGTTSGQHYHEGKNANKNPEIMFLLEGECWMHWSHLEQRKIESIRVKAPARIEIPSMLWHELEAISDCTFIELNSIADVREDSIRVWREDFVQGK
- a CDS encoding DUF1835 domain-containing protein, translating into MEPLLHIVFGQSSVANLQAAFELDEQLTGEIRYFEEDFSVGPLFILDTPEGKENREQWWLQVQGIMQQEENHDGQIVKPDPVKDLKNTLKEQPELQVWIWLGQNATDVSGYFWLIGQLEAFAGRIHIIFLNNLPFLNEKGGVFYPTHLHQVLPKEFLKAKKLARPVSLAEFELDNDEWHRLMNENAGIRMLEGGKKLKGEPATFFDKEIMQLVQNDFVKASKVINQLVGKLKFPITDIFLNWRMKELVKEGQLEHKGELKSMRDYDVKKAGNNNTTVEAQ
- a CDS encoding DNA topoisomerase IV subunit B, which codes for MANTDKKDLFAAYTEDSIRSLDWREHIRLRPGMYIGKLGDGTSPDDGIYILIKEVVDNCIDEHTMGFGKQIDIKVSEHSVSVRDFGRGIPLGKVVDVVSKINTGAKYDSKAFQKSVGLNGVGTKAVNALSTSFKVQSVREGRMKVAEFERGILLKEHKETATKEPNGTIVTFVPDETVFKNFKYIPEYLEKQIWNYCYLNAGLIINFNGQKYVSKNGLLDLLQRITDAENIRYPIIHLKGEDIEVAITHENQYGEEYYSFVNGQHTTQGGTHLLAFREAFVKTVREFFKKDYDATDIRASICAAVSVRVQEPVFESQTKTKLGSQVVYEGGPSMKAFVLEFLSKALDDFLHKNPTTAEAMKKRIEQSERERKELAGIKKLANERAKKANLHNKKLRDCRVHLNEEAGGKDKEEYNSKRLSTTIFITEGDSASGSITKSRDVETQAVFSLRGKPLNCFGLTKKVVYENEEFNLLQHALNIEDGLDDLRYNNIVIATDADVDGMHIRLLLLSFFLQFFPDLVRNQHIYILETPLFRVRNKQETIYCYSEEEKAKAVKKLGNKPEITRFKGLGEISPDEFGKFIKEDIRLQPIILSKETQINKLLEYYMGKNTQNRQEFIINNLRYEKDLVAE
- a CDS encoding YidH family protein, which codes for MENTPVKKTNDHLANERTFLAWIRTAIGIMGFGFVVVKFSLFIKQISLIMEKQYRLPQTGYSAKIGVILVAFGALTALFAFVNYLKIKKDIESTHYTGKNPLVIFITCCILFVSALLLWYLMGSI
- a CDS encoding response regulator transcription factor, with the translated sequence MDIISVAIVEDNHDIRTAMELLINGSDGYACIGTFNNAEAALEKIPQLMPSVVLMDFNLPGMNGIECIARLKGDFPDMQFMMLTVYEDDDKIFNALEAGASGYILKKTPPGELLDAIRDLHDGGSPMSSQIARRVVAYFQKQAKPNPALEALTSREKEILDQLSKGFLYKEIAGNLFISIETVRRHVHNIYEKLHVRSRTDAVNKYFNR
- a CDS encoding ligand-binding sensor domain-containing protein, whose translation is MKINSLYRVYGLILTFLFAYNLSTSGQERTYLFDAYNVNEGLAQGSITSIMQDEQGFIWMATNDGICRFDGYVFNEYRSNPSFTSSLPSKQSFIKNASRDVNLYNRYGLDGTKYFDLYQDHHHQLLVSHNNGISLYDRYQNVFRWVYKDTSNINSLERDFIHKFIILGEDTMAGNLWVWRPMMGLYVFDNTTFQLKHTIAYPPARVKENKFPTTVIKDDNHIWMHYEQGELIAMDLNTAHLNTYCIPTVGRNPVIKPLGNDTLLICSRNHITVFDKKRNKYTDLVYEQENYSHAKFVPQVIELDGNGNAWIGGNEGILIYNIGNNEVIKHIVSFNTFEVHSYNVVQTIFRDFDNNIWIGTDGDGVKKYSPHKKVFSLYRSPYISHNMAKAVYKHDDGRLYVGFEQDGLDIYDKSGRFLKRISNEYKPGVFPNDYLHAIGREDYDHLWFHFRQHVGLFDLETEKFHDYTAEILALGLPPQLDINPFIYKRPNGEVYFNYGEYLLKFTYKKNRYKAAIVHKFPGDALLCYFEDMAGHQFVGTRYGAFVKEGKDANWHMIPLPHGVEINSINKNANNQLLLATTRGLLILGSEYKILKHYNSFDYPTMPNDYTYGILLDDRDRIWISHNKGISQVNPLSDEIITYDYLDGLQSNEFNKGAYYKSIDGELFFGGANGVNGFYPRNFKNNNNVPVVLIKRLEVLDRPYKSDTSISFLHSVELPYNQNTIAIEFVPLEYTNPAKNRVQYKLEGLDDEWLQGNNAKVARYTNLKPGHYIFKVKACNNDGIWDNGFTQLEIIIKVPFWQTLWFRFLLLLLILGIAYYLSALYLDYKLRTEKLKLEKEQAVDQERARISSDMHDDLGSGLSTIRLLSEIAKRKIQDSSQTKEIERISEAAGELVDKMSEIIWAMNSSNDSLANLLAYMRSFAADFLEHAHIEHHFNMPETIPNIKLSGGTRRNIYLAVKETLHNVVKHAQASEVTIEVIVAKKLHISIRDNGKGFDPEKVRLFGNGLKNIQKRMQIVGGQAEITSQNGTMVNLEIPLI